The proteins below come from a single Salinivibrio kushneri genomic window:
- the fadA gene encoding acetyl-CoA C-acyltransferase FadA has protein sequence MNNVVIVDCIRTPMGRSKGGVFRNVRAEDLSAHLMKSLLARNPAVESTSIEDIYWGCVQQTLEQGFNIARNAALLAGIPHSVGATTVNRLCGSSMQALHDAARAIMVGDGDTFIIGGVEHMGHVPMNHGVDFHPGMSKSVAKAAGMMGLTAEMLGRMHGISREMQDQFAARSHARAHAATVEGRFKDEIAPIEGHDADGLLTLVEDDEVIRPETTVESLAGLRPAFDPANGTVTAGSSSALSDGASAMLVMSEEKAKALGLPIRARIRAMGVAGCDPSIMGYGPVPATKKALKRAGLSIDDIDLVELNEAFAAQSLPCVKDLGLMDKVDDKVNLNGGAIALGHPLGCSGARISTTLLHQMERQDATIGLATMCIGLGQGIATVFERV, from the coding sequence ATGAACAATGTAGTGATCGTTGACTGTATCCGTACCCCCATGGGCCGTTCGAAAGGCGGTGTATTTCGCAACGTCCGCGCTGAAGATCTATCCGCGCATCTGATGAAATCTCTGCTGGCACGCAACCCTGCGGTAGAAAGCACCAGCATTGAAGACATTTACTGGGGCTGTGTACAGCAAACACTCGAGCAAGGCTTTAACATTGCCCGTAATGCGGCACTCCTTGCTGGCATCCCACATAGTGTGGGCGCGACTACCGTCAACCGCCTGTGTGGTTCGTCGATGCAGGCACTGCACGATGCGGCTCGCGCGATTATGGTGGGTGACGGTGATACCTTCATCATTGGCGGGGTTGAGCACATGGGTCATGTTCCAATGAACCATGGGGTCGACTTCCACCCAGGGATGTCAAAGTCCGTTGCCAAGGCGGCAGGCATGATGGGGCTCACCGCTGAAATGCTCGGCCGTATGCATGGCATTAGCCGTGAAATGCAAGACCAGTTTGCCGCTCGCTCCCATGCTCGCGCGCACGCGGCCACCGTGGAAGGACGCTTCAAAGATGAGATAGCCCCCATTGAAGGTCACGATGCGGATGGTTTATTAACGTTAGTGGAAGACGATGAAGTGATTCGTCCAGAAACCACCGTAGAAAGCCTTGCTGGCCTGCGTCCAGCCTTTGACCCTGCCAATGGCACGGTCACGGCGGGCTCTTCGTCGGCATTATCAGATGGCGCCTCTGCCATGCTGGTGATGAGCGAAGAAAAGGCTAAAGCCCTGGGACTACCTATCCGTGCTCGTATCCGTGCCATGGGCGTTGCGGGTTGCGATCCGTCGATTATGGGCTATGGCCCGGTACCTGCGACTAAAAAAGCGCTCAAACGTGCTGGGCTGAGCATCGATGATATTGATTTGGTCGAGCTCAATGAGGCATTTGCCGCCCAGTCTCTGCCTTGTGTGAAAGATCTTGGCCTGATGGACAAAGTGGATGACAAGGTTAACCTCAACGGTGGTGCGATTGCGCTGGGTCACCCACTAGGTTGTTCAGGTGCACGCATCTCGACCACCTTGCTACATCAAATGGAGCGTCAAGATGCGACAATAGGCTTGGCAACCATGTGTATTGGCCTAGGCCAAGGCATCGCCACCGTGTTCGAACGCGTCTAA
- the fadB gene encoding fatty acid oxidation complex subunit alpha FadB, whose protein sequence is MIYQGDNLSVRALDNGIAELTLDSQGSVNKLDLATLESLDQALDALSGRDDIKGLLLTSAKSAFIVGADITEFLGLFAKPDQELSDWVSRANAIFNRLEDLPYPTLSAINGHALGGGCECILATDLRVAGKDARIGLPETKLGIMPGFGGTVRLPRLIGADTAMEIITAGKDKRASAALKEGLVDAVVENDNLRDAAIRMLSQAIDEKIDWQSRRQQKKQPLGLNRTEAAMSFTMAKGMVAQVAGKHYPAPMTAVTAIEEAAGMTRDEALKVENRYFVKLAKTDVAQALVGIFLNDQVIKGNAKQAAKQGKDTQRGAVLGAGIMGGGIAYQSALKGVPVMMKDIAQASLDLGMKEATKLLNKQLERGRVDGFKMGQVLSSITPSLHYAGIEQSDVIVEAVVENPKVKTSVLKEVEALVSDDTVIASNTSTIPINTLAESLSRPENFCGMHFFNPVHRMPLVEVIRGEKTSDETIARVVAYAAKMGKSPVVVNDCPGFFVNRVLFPYFHAFSLLLRDGVDFQRIDKIMEKQFGWPMGPAYLLDVVGIDTAHHAQAVMAEGFPDRMSKSGRDAIDVMFEAERFGQKNGKGFYRYTTDKKGKPKKEADEAVPALLAPVIEGGQAELSDEDIIARMMVPMINEVARCLEENIIASPAEADIALVYGIGFPPFRGGAFRYVDTLGVDNYVAMADKFSDLGALYHVPTDMKRRAGDKQAYFDVTPVNAPQSA, encoded by the coding sequence ATGATCTACCAAGGAGATAACCTTTCAGTTCGTGCATTGGATAACGGCATTGCAGAGCTGACCTTAGACAGCCAAGGTTCTGTCAACAAACTGGATTTGGCAACGCTAGAAAGCTTAGACCAAGCCCTCGATGCGTTGTCGGGTCGCGATGACATCAAGGGGCTGTTGCTAACCTCTGCCAAATCAGCCTTTATTGTCGGTGCCGACATCACTGAATTTCTCGGACTGTTCGCTAAACCCGACCAAGAACTGTCTGATTGGGTATCTCGCGCCAATGCCATTTTCAATCGTTTAGAAGACTTACCCTACCCAACCCTTAGCGCGATCAATGGTCATGCACTAGGCGGTGGTTGTGAGTGCATACTCGCCACGGATCTTCGTGTCGCGGGCAAGGATGCGCGTATTGGCCTTCCTGAAACTAAGTTAGGCATCATGCCAGGCTTTGGTGGCACCGTGCGCTTGCCACGGCTTATCGGCGCGGATACTGCGATGGAAATTATCACGGCAGGGAAAGATAAACGTGCCTCTGCCGCCCTCAAAGAAGGCTTGGTGGATGCGGTCGTCGAGAATGACAACCTTCGCGACGCAGCGATTCGAATGCTTAGCCAAGCTATTGACGAGAAAATTGATTGGCAGAGTCGTCGCCAACAGAAAAAACAACCTTTAGGTCTGAATCGTACCGAAGCGGCGATGAGCTTTACCATGGCTAAAGGTATGGTGGCGCAGGTCGCTGGCAAGCATTACCCCGCACCAATGACCGCAGTGACGGCCATTGAAGAAGCCGCAGGGATGACGCGCGATGAAGCGCTTAAGGTCGAAAACCGCTACTTCGTTAAGCTGGCTAAAACCGATGTCGCGCAAGCCTTGGTGGGTATTTTCCTTAATGATCAAGTCATCAAAGGCAACGCCAAGCAAGCGGCTAAACAAGGTAAAGATACGCAGCGAGGAGCTGTGCTCGGCGCAGGCATTATGGGAGGTGGCATTGCCTACCAATCGGCGCTTAAAGGCGTGCCGGTGATGATGAAAGACATTGCTCAAGCCTCACTCGACCTCGGCATGAAAGAAGCAACCAAGCTGCTGAATAAGCAGCTAGAGCGTGGTCGTGTCGATGGTTTTAAAATGGGCCAAGTGCTGTCGTCAATCACCCCAAGTCTTCACTATGCGGGCATTGAACAAAGTGACGTGATCGTCGAGGCCGTGGTCGAGAACCCGAAAGTGAAAACCAGCGTGCTCAAAGAAGTCGAAGCGCTAGTCAGTGACGACACGGTAATTGCGTCTAACACCTCGACCATTCCTATCAATACACTGGCGGAGTCTTTATCGCGCCCTGAAAACTTCTGTGGCATGCACTTCTTTAACCCGGTTCACCGCATGCCGTTAGTTGAAGTTATCCGCGGCGAGAAAACCTCTGATGAGACCATTGCACGCGTCGTGGCCTACGCCGCCAAGATGGGTAAATCGCCCGTGGTCGTCAACGACTGCCCTGGCTTTTTCGTCAACCGCGTATTGTTCCCCTACTTCCATGCCTTTAGCTTGCTACTGCGTGACGGCGTGGACTTCCAACGCATTGACAAAATCATGGAAAAACAATTTGGCTGGCCGATGGGCCCGGCGTATCTGCTTGATGTGGTTGGTATCGATACCGCACATCATGCTCAGGCAGTGATGGCAGAAGGCTTCCCAGATCGTATGAGCAAATCTGGCCGCGATGCTATTGATGTGATGTTTGAAGCCGAGCGCTTCGGTCAGAAAAACGGCAAAGGTTTCTACCGCTACACCACAGATAAAAAAGGCAAGCCGAAAAAAGAAGCCGACGAAGCAGTCCCTGCTTTGCTCGCCCCCGTGATTGAAGGGGGTCAAGCAGAGCTCAGTGACGAAGACATTATCGCGCGCATGATGGTGCCGATGATCAACGAAGTCGCCCGCTGCTTGGAAGAAAACATCATTGCCTCTCCGGCTGAGGCAGACATCGCCTTGGTGTATGGCATTGGCTTCCCTCCATTCCGAGGTGGCGCTTTCCGTTATGTCGATACCTTAGGTGTTGATAACTACGTCGCCATGGCAGACAAATTCTCTGACCTCGGCGCTTTGTATCATGTCCCTACGGATATGAAACGTCGTGCCGGCGATAAACAGGCTTACTTTGATGTCACACCGGTCAACGCACCGCAATCAGCCTAA
- a CDS encoding YigZ family protein → MPITPYAVPAETVRHELEIKKSRFITYLAHTPGEEEAKQFIQSLRETYPDARHHSWAFVAGRPESSVQWGCGDDGEPAGTAGKPMLAQLSGANVGEVCAVVVRYFGGIKLGTGGLVKAYGSSVQQALGLLTTREVAVTVPYTISCEYAHIDTIESLLKQHDGVQLDAEFSHNVRLNVRIDARYIDAFLDALKNQTRGQAHAHPLDNITVSGS, encoded by the coding sequence ATGCCGATCACGCCCTATGCCGTGCCTGCCGAAACCGTGAGGCACGAGCTTGAAATAAAAAAAAGTCGGTTTATTACCTATCTTGCCCATACGCCTGGGGAAGAAGAGGCGAAGCAGTTTATTCAGTCGCTGCGAGAAACCTACCCTGATGCGCGTCATCACAGCTGGGCATTTGTTGCCGGTCGGCCTGAATCTTCCGTGCAATGGGGATGTGGTGATGACGGTGAGCCCGCGGGAACCGCAGGTAAGCCGATGCTTGCACAACTATCAGGCGCGAACGTTGGTGAGGTTTGTGCGGTGGTGGTGCGCTACTTTGGTGGGATTAAATTGGGTACTGGCGGGCTGGTAAAGGCTTATGGCAGTAGTGTGCAACAAGCCCTAGGCCTTTTGACCACGCGGGAAGTGGCAGTGACAGTCCCTTACACGATAAGCTGTGAATATGCTCACATTGACACGATAGAGTCATTGCTTAAGCAACATGATGGCGTTCAGCTCGATGCAGAATTCAGCCATAATGTGCGATTAAATGTGCGTATCGATGCGCGGTATATTGACGCTTTCCTCGATGCACTAAAAAATCAGACCCGCGGGCAAGCTCACGCGCACCCGTTGGACAATATTACCGTGTCAGGCTCCTAG
- a CDS encoding TrkH family potassium uptake protein, translating to MQFRSITRIVGLLLALFSITMLAPALVAFIYRDGAGYPFVLTFFLLLAGGGLLWFPNRNYRHELKARDGFLIVVLFWTVIGSAGSVPLMLSEQPDLSVSEAFFESFSGLTTTGATVIVGLDELPKAILFYRQLLQWFGGMGIIVLAVAILPVLGIGGMQLYRAEIPGPVKDTKMTPRIAETAKVLWYIYLTLTVSCALAYWLAGMSAFDAIGHSFSTVAIGGFSTHDASIGHFDSTAVNLITVVFLLISACNFSLHFAAFANNGLNLKFYLRDPEFRAFLVIQFLLWLVVFTMLSGHQVYDSATETFTQALFQSVSISTTAGYTTTTFAHWPLFLPVLLLFSSFIGGCAGSTGGGMKVIRILLLSLQGTRELKRLVHPRAVYTIKVGNKALRQQVVDAVWGFFSAYALVFVICMLALIATGIEELTAFSAVAATLNNLGPGLGEVAGHFGDINDTAKWVLILAMLFGRLEIFTLLVLFTPTFWRS from the coding sequence ATGCAATTTCGTTCCATTACCCGCATTGTCGGACTTCTGCTGGCCCTGTTCAGCATAACCATGCTTGCGCCTGCGCTGGTTGCATTTATCTATCGCGACGGTGCGGGGTATCCTTTTGTATTAACTTTTTTCCTCCTGCTAGCGGGTGGCGGGTTACTTTGGTTCCCTAATCGAAATTATCGCCATGAGCTTAAAGCACGTGATGGCTTTTTGATTGTTGTCTTGTTCTGGACGGTGATCGGTAGCGCCGGCTCGGTGCCGCTGATGTTATCGGAGCAACCCGATTTATCGGTCAGTGAAGCCTTTTTTGAATCTTTTTCTGGCTTAACCACAACGGGCGCAACCGTCATTGTGGGGCTGGACGAGCTCCCTAAAGCAATTCTTTTTTACCGCCAATTGCTTCAATGGTTCGGGGGGATGGGGATCATTGTGCTGGCAGTGGCTATCTTGCCTGTGCTTGGTATCGGGGGAATGCAGCTATATCGTGCGGAAATCCCTGGTCCTGTCAAAGATACCAAGATGACACCGCGAATAGCCGAGACAGCCAAGGTGCTTTGGTACATTTATCTCACCTTGACCGTGAGCTGTGCGCTGGCCTATTGGCTTGCGGGTATGTCTGCGTTCGATGCCATCGGGCATAGCTTTTCAACCGTCGCGATTGGGGGGTTCTCAACCCATGATGCCAGCATTGGTCACTTTGATAGCACTGCCGTTAATCTTATCACCGTGGTCTTTTTACTGATCTCTGCATGTAACTTTTCTCTCCATTTCGCGGCCTTTGCCAATAATGGACTTAACCTAAAGTTCTACTTGCGAGACCCTGAATTTCGCGCATTTTTAGTGATTCAGTTCCTACTATGGCTGGTCGTCTTTACCATGCTTAGTGGGCATCAAGTTTATGATAGCGCCACAGAAACCTTCACTCAGGCGTTATTTCAGTCGGTATCTATATCAACGACCGCGGGCTATACCACTACCACGTTTGCTCACTGGCCGTTGTTCCTCCCTGTTTTACTCTTGTTCTCATCGTTCATTGGCGGTTGCGCGGGCTCGACCGGTGGCGGGATGAAGGTGATTCGCATCCTGTTGTTGTCACTGCAAGGGACACGTGAGCTCAAACGCCTGGTGCACCCTCGCGCGGTATACACCATTAAAGTGGGCAATAAGGCGCTAAGGCAGCAAGTGGTCGATGCCGTATGGGGATTCTTTTCCGCCTACGCATTAGTGTTTGTCATTTGTATGTTGGCACTTATTGCGACAGGCATTGAAGAACTTACAGCTTTTTCGGCCGTTGCTGCGACCCTCAATAATTTGGGGCCAGGGCTGGGCGAAGTGGCGGGTCATTTTGGTGATATTAATGACACAGCGAAGTGGGTATTGATCCTTGCGATGTTGTTTGGCCGTTTAGAGATATTTACGTTATTGGTTTTATTTACGCCCACATTCTGGCGTAGCTAG